A genome region from Arachidicoccus soli includes the following:
- a CDS encoding NADP-dependent oxidoreductase has product MKAFIVKNYGKKEKLHLTDWAEPTLNNNDVLVQVHSAGVNSLDLLIKNGEFKLFLPYKPPFVNGHDVAGVITKIGSDVSMFKVGDKVYSRPSDYRIGTFAEYVAIDENDVALKPKNLSMEEAGSIPLVGLTAWQALIEVGKINRGQKVFIQAGSGGVGTFAIQLAKYLGAFVATTTSTKNMELVKSLGADLIIDYKTEDFETKLKDYDLVLHSNKDPKTLEKSFRVLKSGGQLISLVGPPTPEFATEIGLPLYLKLVTKLISMGAKNKAKKKNISFKFLFMRAEGKQLGQITQLIEAGVIKPVIDKVFPFEQTNEALTYVETGRSKGKVVVKVK; this is encoded by the coding sequence ATGAAAGCATTTATAGTAAAAAACTACGGTAAAAAAGAAAAATTGCATTTAACGGATTGGGCAGAACCAACCTTAAACAATAATGATGTATTAGTGCAAGTCCATTCTGCAGGAGTCAATTCGTTAGATTTACTCATTAAAAATGGCGAATTCAAATTGTTTTTGCCCTACAAACCGCCATTTGTAAATGGGCATGATGTTGCAGGTGTAATTACAAAAATAGGTTCCGATGTGAGTATGTTTAAAGTGGGCGATAAAGTGTATTCTCGTCCATCTGATTATAGAATAGGAACTTTTGCCGAATATGTTGCTATAGATGAAAATGATGTGGCATTAAAACCAAAAAACCTTTCAATGGAGGAAGCTGGATCAATACCTTTGGTTGGATTAACCGCTTGGCAAGCACTTATTGAAGTAGGTAAAATAAACAGAGGACAAAAAGTTTTCATTCAAGCTGGCTCCGGTGGTGTAGGTACATTTGCCATTCAATTAGCAAAATATTTAGGAGCTTTTGTTGCAACAACTACAAGTACAAAAAATATGGAGTTGGTAAAAAGTCTTGGTGCAGATCTTATTATTGATTACAAAACTGAAGATTTTGAAACCAAGTTGAAAGATTATGATTTGGTATTACATAGCAATAAAGATCCCAAAACCTTAGAAAAATCATTTCGTGTTTTAAAGTCTGGAGGTCAACTTATTTCGTTAGTCGGTCCGCCAACGCCTGAATTTGCAACCGAAATCGGTTTGCCTTTGTATTTAAAATTAGTCACAAAATTGATTAGTATGGGTGCGAAAAATAAAGCTAAGAAAAAGAATATAAGTTTCAAATTCTTATTTATGAGAGCAGAAGGCAAACAATTAGGTCAAATAACTCAACTTATTGAGGCTGGTGTCATAAAACCAGTCATTGATAAAGTGTTTCCGTTTGAACAAACTAATGAAGCGTTGACTTACGTAGAAACTGGTCGATCAAAAGGAAAAGTTGTTGTCAAAGTCAAGTAG
- a CDS encoding YWFCY domain-containing protein, which translates to MKETITVIVAAYILFTFTGYLLVLAGGTLLSRIIKNKLNSQDIFNKENETFPQEERLLQDEYSINLPAQYFLKDKKRKCWINIINPFRSLLVLGTPGSGKSYFVIRHLIAQHIQKASHVCL; encoded by the coding sequence ATGAAGGAAACGATAACGGTCATCGTTGCAGCATATATACTCTTTACTTTTACCGGATACTTATTAGTACTCGCCGGGGGCACCTTGCTCTCTCGCATCATTAAAAACAAACTCAATAGTCAAGATATTTTCAACAAAGAAAATGAAACCTTCCCACAAGAAGAAAGACTATTGCAAGATGAATATTCCATTAACTTGCCGGCCCAATATTTTTTAAAAGACAAGAAAAGAAAATGCTGGATAAATATCATTAACCCTTTTAGAAGCTTGTTGGTACTTGGTACACCAGGATCAGGTAAATCTTACTTTGTCATCCGCCACCTCATCGCGCAGCATATACAAAAGGCTTCCCATGTTTGTCTATGA
- a CDS encoding Fic family protein: MIIVEKFVAGKEVKHSTGYFYFLPNPINQQWIWENQTINKLLEKAAIKLGELNSYSKLVPNIDLFIQLHVTKEAVVSSRIEGTRTQMDEALLGKDEISPERKNDWQEVNNYINALNQAITDLEKLPLSSRLIREAHSTLLNSVRGDRKQPGEFRISQNWIGGNSLLDAVFIPPNQDHVNDLISDLEKFLHNDEINVPVLIKIAIAHYQFETIHPFLDGNGRIGRLLITLFLVEQKILDKPLLYLSAFFEKNKGLYYDNLTFVRTKNDMIQWLKYFLVGVAETAENATETLSKVLALKAKIENQISTSFGKRSVKASIILQELFKKPVIHVNQVKDIIKSSYKTANELVNDLVVAGILKEMTGQERNRIFVFDDYIKLF, encoded by the coding sequence ATGATAATAGTGGAAAAATTCGTTGCAGGGAAGGAAGTAAAACATTCAACAGGTTATTTCTATTTCTTACCAAACCCCATAAATCAACAATGGATTTGGGAAAATCAAACCATTAATAAATTATTGGAGAAAGCCGCCATAAAATTAGGGGAGCTAAATTCATATTCAAAGTTGGTTCCCAATATAGATTTGTTCATACAGCTTCATGTTACCAAAGAAGCTGTTGTTTCGAGTAGAATTGAAGGCACTCGTACACAAATGGATGAGGCTCTTTTAGGAAAAGACGAAATTTCTCCCGAGCGAAAAAACGATTGGCAAGAAGTAAACAACTATATCAACGCCTTGAATCAGGCTATAACTGATTTAGAAAAACTCCCTCTTTCTTCCCGATTAATTAGGGAAGCACATTCTACTTTATTAAATAGTGTAAGAGGAGACCGCAAACAGCCGGGCGAATTTAGAATAAGTCAAAATTGGATTGGCGGGAATAGCCTATTAGATGCCGTTTTTATTCCACCCAATCAAGACCATGTAAATGATTTAATAAGTGATTTAGAAAAGTTTCTGCATAATGACGAAATCAATGTTCCTGTGTTGATAAAAATAGCGATTGCACACTATCAATTTGAAACTATACACCCTTTTTTAGATGGTAATGGCAGAATAGGAAGGCTTCTCATTACTTTATTTTTAGTTGAGCAAAAAATATTAGACAAGCCCTTATTATACTTATCTGCTTTTTTTGAAAAGAACAAAGGATTGTATTATGATAACCTCACTTTTGTCCGTACCAAAAATGATATGATACAATGGTTAAAATATTTTTTGGTGGGGGTGGCAGAAACAGCGGAGAATGCAACAGAGACTCTTTCAAAGGTATTGGCACTAAAAGCCAAAATTGAAAATCAAATCAGTACTTCTTTTGGCAAACGTAGTGTCAAAGCTTCAATAATATTACAAGAATTGTTTAAGAAACCCGTAATACATGTTAATCAGGTAAAAGATATAATTAAAAGTAGCTACAAAACAGCAAACGAATTAGTGAACGATTTAGTTGTTGCCGGAATACTTAAAGAAATGACAGGTCAAGAACGTAATCGTATATTTGTGTTTGATGATTATATAAAACTTTTTTAA
- a CDS encoding TraM recognition domain-containing protein, producing MGNSPQKVQIYDAVLSRYVNRLIKVVDQKGKLKSSLVFDEFPTIYLNNMDNLIATARSNQVATCLGIQDFSQLRKDYGREQVDVLINIAGNIISGQVSGDTAKQLSECFGKIMQDRQSISINDNGTSINRSKQLEVAIPPSTIATLSAGVFVGIVADNPEEKIELKTFHAEILNDHQAIKVEQERYLPIPVIKNIHQEMMQENYLQIKQDIQFINQSEMERANE from the coding sequence ATGGGCAACAGCCCACAGAAAGTACAAATCTATGATGCAGTACTCTCCCGCTATGTTAACCGATTAATTAAAGTGGTGGACCAAAAAGGAAAACTAAAAAGTAGTTTGGTATTTGATGAGTTTCCAACGATTTATTTAAACAATATGGATAATCTAATTGCCACTGCCAGAAGTAATCAAGTCGCTACTTGCCTTGGCATACAAGATTTTAGTCAGTTGCGCAAAGACTATGGCCGCGAACAGGTGGATGTACTAATAAATATCGCAGGCAATATTATCAGTGGTCAGGTTAGTGGCGATACCGCCAAACAATTATCGGAATGCTTTGGTAAGATTATGCAAGACAGACAGAGCATCTCTATCAATGATAACGGTACTTCCATCAACCGCTCTAAACAACTAGAAGTTGCTATCCCTCCATCTACAATTGCTACACTCAGCGCAGGTGTCTTTGTAGGTATCGTAGCGGATAACCCGGAAGAGAAAATTGAACTGAAAACTTTCCACGCAGAAATCTTAAACGATCATCAAGCAATCAAAGTGGAACAGGAAAGATACCTACCGATACCGGTGATTAAAAACATACATCAAGAAATGATGCAGGAAAATTACTTACAAATCAAACAAGACATACAGTTTATCAACCAATCAGAAATGGAACGGGCTAATGAATGA
- a CDS encoding winged helix-turn-helix transcriptional regulator: MEANKKRSDCPLGISLDVFGDKWSLLIIRDLMFDNKCTYNDFLKSEEGIATNILASRLKALEENGVIEKSAHPTSKAKNLYSLTSKGIDLLPVIMEVYIWSEKYYEMPTDLKATIKEAKKDKDKFVKQVTKELKIKMTGKKSSS; this comes from the coding sequence ATGGAAGCAAATAAAAAAAGGTCTGACTGTCCATTGGGCATCTCTCTTGACGTGTTTGGCGACAAATGGTCTTTACTTATTATCCGGGATCTGATGTTCGACAATAAGTGTACTTACAACGACTTTTTAAAATCAGAAGAAGGTATTGCCACCAATATTTTAGCATCAAGATTGAAAGCACTGGAAGAAAATGGTGTAATTGAAAAATCAGCTCACCCAACCAGTAAAGCAAAAAATTTGTACAGCCTCACATCAAAAGGAATTGACTTATTGCCTGTAATTATGGAAGTTTACATTTGGTCAGAAAAATATTATGAAATGCCGACCGATCTAAAAGCCACCATCAAAGAAGCGAAGAAAGACAAGGACAAATTTGTAAAACAGGTTACGAAAGAATTGAAAATCAAAATGACCGGTAAAAAGAGCAGCAGTTAA
- a CDS encoding NAD(P)/FAD-dependent oxidoreductase, which produces MPKVIIIGGGICGLSSAMYLAKAGWEVTVLDKNDFADNCSYGNAGFVCPSHYIQLATPGIVKQGFKWMLNNQSPFYIQPRISKSLIGWGWSFIRSANKQNVEKHGIPLRDIGLLSQYEYENVWQKEMDIEYVHKGMLEIFKTEKGKEESASLVAIGQRLELDIELIDREELQALEPHTKVNALGAIHYKCDGHLSPDKLMKALITQLHQLGVKMINNAEVTDIILAQNRIQSIKTKTAAFEADAFVLAAGAWSGILAKKLDLKLPLVGGRGYSVTLPIDSEALNIQHPGLLVEGRCAFSPIENGKIRFGGTMEITSHNVPPRFERVKGILKAVHEFFPEIDISLDEIKDRVWSGFRPISGDGMPYIGRTSKWRNLIVATGHGQLGISLGAATGLLVLELLEGKKTSVDITAFSLERFN; this is translated from the coding sequence ATGCCCAAAGTAATTATTATAGGTGGTGGTATTTGTGGCTTGTCCTCTGCAATGTATTTGGCAAAAGCTGGTTGGGAAGTAACCGTTCTCGACAAAAATGATTTTGCCGACAATTGTTCTTATGGAAATGCAGGCTTCGTTTGTCCAAGCCATTATATACAATTGGCAACACCAGGTATTGTGAAGCAGGGTTTCAAATGGATGTTGAACAATCAAAGTCCTTTTTACATTCAACCGAGAATTAGTAAATCACTTATTGGTTGGGGGTGGAGTTTTATAAGAAGTGCCAACAAGCAGAACGTTGAAAAGCATGGTATTCCTTTACGAGATATCGGACTTTTAAGTCAGTATGAATATGAAAATGTTTGGCAGAAGGAAATGGATATTGAATATGTACATAAAGGGATGCTAGAAATATTTAAAACTGAAAAAGGAAAAGAAGAATCTGCAAGTTTGGTAGCTATCGGACAGAGATTAGAATTGGATATTGAATTGATTGATAGGGAAGAATTGCAGGCTTTAGAACCCCATACAAAAGTAAATGCCTTAGGCGCAATTCATTATAAGTGCGACGGACATCTAAGCCCAGACAAATTGATGAAAGCATTGATCACACAGCTTCATCAGCTTGGCGTAAAGATGATAAATAATGCAGAAGTAACCGATATCATTTTGGCTCAAAACCGCATTCAATCAATCAAAACAAAAACTGCTGCTTTTGAAGCAGACGCTTTTGTTTTAGCAGCTGGCGCATGGAGCGGAATATTGGCAAAGAAATTAGATCTAAAGCTGCCATTAGTAGGCGGACGTGGATATTCTGTTACGTTGCCTATAGATAGCGAAGCATTAAATATCCAACACCCAGGACTATTGGTGGAAGGTCGTTGCGCATTTTCCCCGATTGAAAATGGTAAAATTCGTTTTGGAGGAACCATGGAAATTACTTCGCATAATGTTCCGCCGCGTTTTGAAAGAGTGAAAGGTATATTGAAAGCTGTACATGAGTTTTTTCCTGAAATTGATATCTCACTTGATGAAATTAAAGATAGGGTATGGTCCGGCTTTCGCCCTATCTCGGGCGATGGAATGCCGTACATTGGCCGGACCTCTAAATGGAGAAACCTAATTGTTGCTACAGGACATGGTCAGTTGGGCATAAGCCTTGGTGCTGCAACAGGCTTATTGGTATTGGAACTACTTGAAGGTAAAAAAACAAGTGTCGATATAACAGCCTTCAGCCTTGAAAGGTTTAATTAA
- a CDS encoding SDR family NAD(P)-dependent oxidoreductase: protein MSTNNKVALVTGGSRGLGKDMSIQLAKKGFDVILTYQNNKEAAEEVVSEIQSLGKKAIALQIDVAQSNSFESFANTVKEALINNFDTPQLHSLVNNAGIGAYAPFESTTEEEFENMINIHLKAPYFLTQKMLPIISDGGSIVNISTGLVRFTFNNYSAYAIAKAGVESLSRYQALELSSRKIRVNTVAPGAIATDFGGGAFRDNKKVNDMIANSTALGRVGLPDDIGSVVAFLCSEDAKWINAQKIEVAGGIYI from the coding sequence ATGAGTACAAACAACAAAGTAGCTCTGGTAACAGGCGGTAGTCGTGGACTAGGCAAAGACATGTCAATTCAATTGGCAAAAAAAGGATTTGATGTGATATTAACATATCAAAACAACAAAGAAGCAGCTGAAGAAGTAGTAAGTGAAATACAATCACTAGGAAAAAAGGCTATAGCTTTACAAATTGATGTAGCCCAGAGCAATAGTTTTGAATCATTTGCAAACACAGTAAAAGAAGCGTTAATAAATAATTTTGACACGCCACAACTCCATTCACTTGTAAACAATGCAGGAATAGGAGCTTATGCCCCCTTTGAAAGCACCACGGAGGAAGAGTTTGAAAATATGATCAACATTCATCTAAAAGCACCGTATTTTTTAACCCAAAAAATGCTTCCTATAATAAGTGATGGTGGTAGTATTGTAAATATTTCGACAGGATTAGTAAGATTTACTTTCAATAACTATTCGGCTTATGCAATTGCAAAAGCAGGGGTAGAAAGTTTAAGTCGTTACCAAGCCCTTGAATTGAGTAGCAGAAAAATAAGAGTAAATACCGTTGCACCGGGTGCTATTGCTACAGATTTTGGTGGCGGAGCCTTTCGTGATAATAAAAAAGTAAATGATATGATTGCTAACAGTACGGCTTTAGGAAGAGTAGGCTTACCCGATGACATTGGTTCCGTAGTAGCTTTCCTTTGTAGCGAAGATGCAAAATGGATAAATGCTCAAAAAATTGAAGTTGCAGGAGGTATTTATATCTAA
- a CDS encoding SDR family oxidoreductase, whose amino-acid sequence MKKNILITGASSGFGLLAANELHQKGYNVIGTSRNPEKYASELPFKMIALDLDSEQSINTFSERIFREISQLDILINNAGFLVSGIAEEIPIELGRQQLETNFWGTIKVTNALLPYFRKQKFGKIITIGSIVGLVSFPNAAYYAASKHALEGYFKSLRYELAEFNISVSMIEPSAFKTSILDNSSSTLMKIEDYNSLRDKIEKFTNDLEKNAENPSLVVGKVIKVIETDKPKFRNIVGKGTSTLINLQHFAYGILEKNVLKQLNKF is encoded by the coding sequence ATGAAAAAAAATATTTTGATAACAGGAGCATCTTCGGGCTTTGGTTTGTTAGCCGCAAACGAGCTACACCAAAAAGGTTATAATGTAATTGGCACAAGCCGTAACCCTGAAAAGTATGCGTCAGAATTACCCTTCAAAATGATAGCATTAGACCTTGATTCAGAACAATCAATAAACACATTTTCAGAAAGGATTTTCAGAGAAATCAGTCAGTTGGATATTCTTATTAACAATGCTGGCTTTTTAGTTTCTGGTATTGCAGAAGAAATACCCATTGAGCTAGGTAGGCAACAACTGGAAACCAACTTTTGGGGAACTATTAAGGTAACCAATGCTTTATTGCCTTATTTTAGAAAACAAAAATTTGGTAAAATAATAACTATAGGTTCAATTGTAGGGCTTGTGTCATTTCCCAATGCAGCTTACTATGCAGCCTCCAAACACGCCTTGGAAGGATATTTCAAATCATTACGTTATGAATTGGCTGAGTTTAATATTAGTGTCTCTATGATTGAACCTTCTGCTTTTAAAACAAGCATTTTAGATAACTCATCTTCGACATTAATGAAAATTGAAGATTACAATTCGTTAAGAGATAAAATTGAAAAATTTACAAATGATTTAGAGAAAAATGCAGAAAATCCTTCTTTAGTAGTAGGAAAAGTAATAAAAGTAATTGAAACGGATAAGCCTAAGTTCAGAAACATTGTAGGTAAGGGCACTTCTACTTTAATCAATCTTCAGCACTTTGCTTATGGGATCCTAGAAAAAAATGTTCTTAAACAATTAAATAAATTCTAA
- a CDS encoding NADP-dependent oxidoreductase produces MKAIILNEAGSIDNLQLVDIAKPTIKNNEVQVKTISLSVNPVDYKVRANDGALNWILGADRAAIIGWDLSGTVVEVGDAVNDFKIGDAVFGMANFPGKGNAYAEFVAVPSAQLTLKPTNISHQEAASAKLAALTAWQTLVEKGNVKKGDKVLIHAASGGVGHYATQIAKHLGAYVIGTSSAKNREFVLQNGADKHIDYTTENFKDKVSDVDFVLDTIGGDTILKSLDITKQGGTIVSIASSNLSNEELEKAKSKDVNLSFLLVQSSGENMFQIAQLMERGILKSHVSKTFSFDEMGEAHLYLEKGRTVGKIVVNT; encoded by the coding sequence ATGAAAGCAATCATCTTAAATGAAGCAGGCAGTATTGATAATCTACAATTAGTAGACATAGCAAAGCCAACTATTAAAAATAATGAAGTTCAGGTAAAAACAATTTCATTAAGTGTAAACCCGGTTGATTATAAAGTAAGAGCAAATGATGGAGCATTAAATTGGATTCTCGGTGCAGATAGAGCAGCAATTATAGGTTGGGATTTGTCTGGGACAGTGGTTGAAGTTGGTGATGCCGTAAACGATTTCAAAATTGGTGATGCAGTTTTTGGAATGGCAAATTTCCCTGGAAAAGGGAATGCTTATGCAGAATTTGTTGCAGTTCCATCAGCACAATTAACTTTAAAGCCAACAAATATTTCTCATCAGGAAGCCGCGTCGGCTAAGCTTGCAGCACTTACTGCCTGGCAAACTTTAGTAGAAAAAGGAAATGTAAAAAAAGGAGACAAAGTATTAATTCACGCAGCATCGGGTGGCGTAGGACACTACGCTACACAAATTGCTAAACACTTGGGAGCTTACGTAATTGGTACTTCATCAGCAAAAAACAGAGAATTTGTTTTGCAAAATGGAGCGGATAAACATATTGATTATACAACAGAAAATTTTAAAGACAAAGTTTCTGACGTTGATTTTGTGTTAGATACCATTGGAGGTGATACTATTTTAAAATCATTAGATATAACAAAACAAGGCGGTACAATTGTTTCAATTGCATCTAGCAATCTTTCAAATGAAGAGCTTGAAAAAGCAAAATCAAAAGATGTGAATTTATCATTTTTACTTGTACAATCATCTGGTGAGAATATGTTCCAAATTGCTCAGTTGATGGAAAGGGGGATATTGAAATCACACGTTTCAAAAACATTTTCTTTTGACGAGATGGGTGAGGCACATTTGTATTTGGAAAAAGGTAGAACCGTTGGCAAAATTGTAGTAAATACTTAA
- a CDS encoding LacI family DNA-binding transcriptional regulator, whose amino-acid sequence MLTENLKIKDIAKALQVAPSTVCRALQGRHNISEATRKKIEDYAAKHHYRPNLFAQSLQKKKTRYIGVMLSSIPNMFFSQVIDGIEAVTNENNYFSIITQTNESYEQEVKKIENLEWRSIDGLLVSLSSETEDLTHFKRLQEAGIPIVFFDRITDAIKTHTVSVDNKGGAYNCTKQLIEEKGCSRIAHITSPQLLSITKERLDGYLTALNESNLFISDAYTKYCAHGGKKSEEIAIAFNELMTLPKPPDAIFTGSDRITMECLNLAQIWKEKTGKSITIAGFSNFEMPEILNNNIITVKQPAFEMGKLATELLFELIDKKDKSPQKYFDKIVLPTTLNSNHLNR is encoded by the coding sequence ATGTTAACAGAAAATTTGAAAATTAAAGACATTGCAAAAGCCTTACAAGTTGCACCTTCAACAGTTTGTAGAGCATTGCAAGGGCGACATAACATTAGTGAAGCTACAAGAAAAAAAATTGAGGATTACGCAGCAAAACATCATTATCGTCCAAATTTATTTGCCCAGAGCCTTCAAAAGAAAAAGACTAGATATATTGGAGTTATGTTAAGTTCTATTCCTAACATGTTTTTTTCACAAGTAATAGACGGAATTGAAGCAGTAACAAATGAAAATAATTATTTTAGTATTATAACCCAAACAAACGAATCATACGAACAAGAGGTAAAAAAAATAGAGAATTTAGAGTGGAGAAGTATAGATGGATTGTTGGTATCATTATCTTCTGAAACGGAAGATTTAACTCATTTCAAAAGGTTACAAGAAGCAGGAATTCCCATTGTGTTTTTTGATAGAATTACAGACGCAATTAAGACGCATACCGTCTCTGTGGATAATAAAGGTGGTGCGTACAATTGTACTAAACAATTGATAGAAGAAAAAGGCTGTAGCCGCATCGCACATATTACTAGCCCTCAATTGTTGTCGATAACAAAAGAAAGGTTAGACGGATATTTAACTGCTCTGAATGAAAGTAATTTGTTTATTAGTGACGCTTACACAAAGTATTGCGCCCACGGCGGAAAAAAATCAGAAGAAATAGCAATCGCATTTAACGAATTGATGACATTGCCGAAGCCACCGGACGCTATATTTACAGGATCGGATCGTATAACTATGGAATGTCTTAATCTTGCACAAATTTGGAAAGAAAAAACTGGGAAATCTATAACTATTGCTGGGTTTAGCAACTTCGAAATGCCAGAGATTCTAAATAATAATATAATCACAGTGAAGCAGCCGGCCTTTGAAATGGGGAAACTTGCAACGGAATTACTTTTTGAATTAATTGACAAAAAAGACAAATCACCACAAAAATATTTTGACAAAATCGTTTTGCCCACAACTCTTAATTCAAATCACTTAAATAGATAA
- a CDS encoding M1 family metallopeptidase, producing MSFSKNFLIGVLTFLSFASFCSAQTKHDNEDSLRAKRAHMLQQQRYAYNHRVFTHADTLRGSVTPERAWWDVQRYDITIQPDFLSKSTKGNDLITYKVISNKQPGMQIDLQAPLEIDSVIYNEKTKLPFTKEGNAWHIKIQHQIVGTINKVNVFFHGYPTIAKLPPWDGGWTFTRDSLGRPWMTVCCQGLGASVWYPCKDYQGDEPDKGASLTIIAPDTLVAVSNGRLQFRKENGDGTATTKWAVVNPISNYCIIPYIGKYKHFHEDFKGLKGHLDLDYWVLDYNLKRAKVYMPTQVHNMLHSMEYWYGPYPFYQDGYKLVDVQHTGMEHQSAVAYGNHYAFGYRGRDLSGTGWGLKWDFIIVHESGHEWFGNSITTKDLADMWVHEGFTNYAETLFVEYMWGKAAGNAYNFGIRKNIVNDRPIIAHYGVNEEGSGDMYYKGSNMLHAIRQSMDNDSLFRKIWHGLNSTFHNKTVTTQQIENYISANAGFNYSKVFDQYLRTIQVPEFDFYFSSDHRRLFYRWSNCVPGFNLPLALQKNNLGIRILPTTDWKTLQLKNGQYKLFTPKDIVYMYYITIKEGK from the coding sequence ATGTCTTTTAGTAAAAACTTTTTGATCGGTGTGCTTACTTTTTTAAGTTTTGCATCCTTTTGTTCTGCACAGACAAAACATGATAATGAAGACAGCCTTCGTGCAAAAAGGGCACATATGCTGCAACAACAGCGTTATGCATACAATCATCGTGTGTTTACGCATGCCGATACTTTGCGTGGAAGCGTTACACCCGAGCGTGCTTGGTGGGATGTGCAGCGTTATGATATTACGATTCAGCCAGACTTTTTGAGTAAATCGACAAAAGGAAACGATTTAATTACCTACAAAGTAATCAGCAATAAACAGCCTGGCATGCAGATTGACTTGCAAGCTCCGCTTGAAATTGACAGTGTCATTTATAATGAGAAAACAAAACTCCCATTTACTAAGGAAGGTAATGCATGGCATATAAAGATACAGCATCAAATAGTCGGGACTATAAATAAAGTGAATGTGTTTTTTCACGGTTATCCTACGATTGCAAAATTGCCACCTTGGGATGGGGGCTGGACTTTTACAAGGGATTCTCTAGGCCGTCCTTGGATGACTGTTTGCTGTCAAGGGCTTGGAGCTTCTGTGTGGTATCCATGCAAGGATTATCAAGGAGACGAGCCGGATAAGGGTGCCTCACTTACCATTATTGCTCCTGATACACTAGTGGCTGTTTCGAATGGAAGACTGCAATTCAGAAAAGAAAATGGTGATGGTACTGCTACAACTAAATGGGCAGTAGTGAACCCGATTAGTAATTATTGCATCATTCCATACATTGGTAAATACAAACATTTCCACGAAGATTTTAAGGGGCTTAAAGGGCATCTTGATTTGGACTATTGGGTGCTTGATTATAATCTAAAAAGAGCCAAAGTTTATATGCCTACACAGGTACACAATATGTTACACAGCATGGAATACTGGTATGGGCCATATCCATTTTATCAGGATGGCTACAAATTGGTAGATGTGCAGCATACCGGCATGGAGCATCAAAGCGCCGTGGCTTATGGTAATCATTATGCCTTCGGTTATAGGGGGCGTGACTTATCAGGCACTGGCTGGGGTTTAAAATGGGATTTTATTATTGTGCATGAAAGCGGGCATGAGTGGTTTGGCAACAGCATCACCACAAAAGATTTGGCTGATATGTGGGTGCACGAAGGATTTACTAACTATGCTGAAACATTGTTTGTGGAATATATGTGGGGCAAAGCAGCTGGTAATGCCTACAACTTTGGTATAAGAAAAAATATAGTCAATGACCGCCCTATTATTGCACACTATGGCGTAAATGAAGAAGGTAGCGGAGACATGTATTACAAAGGCAGTAATATGCTACACGCCATCAGGCAGAGTATGGACAACGATTCGTTATTTCGAAAAATATGGCACGGATTGAATTCGACTTTCCATAATAAAACAGTTACTACGCAACAGATAGAAAATTATATATCCGCAAATGCAGGGTTTAATTACAGTAAAGTATTCGATCAATATCTTCGAACGATTCAGGTTCCTGAATTTGATTTTTATTTTAGCTCCGATCACAGAAGGTTGTTTTATCGGTGGAGCAATTGTGTTCCTGGATTTAACCTCCCACTTGCTCTTCAAAAGAACAATTTGGGAATACGCATATTGCCTACTACAGATTGGAAAACTTTGCAGTTAAAAAATGGGCAATATAAGCTTTTCACTCCAAAAGATATTGTATACATGTATTACATAACAATTAAGGAGGGTAAATAA